One window of the Rosa rugosa chromosome 3, drRosRugo1.1, whole genome shotgun sequence genome contains the following:
- the LOC133738201 gene encoding pollen-specific leucine-rich repeat extensin-like protein 1: MVVEVLSPQDCLKHPSSEGLLSLPMKYHSRNPDPTPNRAARPQPDRRKPQRKPARPNTTISSPVQKAPVPQTLLTGQVKILKRGEELPKPEELPKPAPPPSKENRSPQKQNQKVPDLGCTVRLGPNPKKVPKQTRLADRVNPALGFYAGSSSCIASPPPSSLPLPSFFAKKNAVVSNTDEAASELLKLLRLNLS, from the coding sequence ATGGTTGTTGAAGTTCTCAGTCCACAAGATTGCCTCAAACACCCTTCAAGTGAAGGCCTCCTCTCGCTTCCGATGAAATACCACTCCCGAAACCCTGACCCTACCCCTAACCGGGCCGCCCGTCCCCAGCCCGACCGCCGCAAGCCGCAGCGCAAGCCGGCCCGGCCCAATACCACCATCTCCTCCCCGGTCCAGAAGGCTCCGGTTCCCCAAACCCTCCTCACCGGCCAGGTCAAAATCCTCAAGCGCGGTGAAGAGCTCCCCAAGCCGGAGGAGCTCCCAAAGCCGGCCCCACCACCATCCAAAGAGAATCGCTCACCTCAGAAGCAGAACCAGAAAGTTCCAGATCTCGGATGTACAGTTCGTTTGGGTCCGAACCCCAAGAAGGTTCCCAAGCAGACCCGACTCGCTGACCGGGTTAACCCGGCTCTCGGGTTTTATGCCGGGTCGTCATCCTGTATAGCCTCCCCGCCTCCGAGCTCGCTTCCACTTCCGTCTTTCTTCGCAAAGAAGAACGCCGTCGTTTCGAACACTGATGAAGCCGCCAGCGAGTTACTCAAGCTTCTTCGGCTTAATTTATCTTAG
- the LOC133736245 gene encoding uncharacterized protein LOC133736245, protein MMLAKDEWASAAMTDDVLVVELLLRLKESRAASSSSSSLLHYPFAAKSVIARWGLRLPRSKAAAAAASSSRCDAVCRRNNSKKDDSTRCSPTTPLSWSGGSGSGGGSPSGTADGFEESSRPRSKGTATYESTSTTNGIKRARKKKSYDELKEEETSLLKERTNLRKEIATLQTTFKEQRAKNENLKRVKLDLNLHSSATNLIAYFDGAENAIASQPHQRIAPPSFGHFPSHLLSHATPYVHPYPQLDSCDEHKAALSSGNNSFVLPDLNMVPFEEDSGSEMLYGMS, encoded by the exons ATGATGTTGGCGAAGGACGAGTGGGCGAGTGCGGCGATGACCGACGACGTCCTCGTCGTCGAGCTACTGCTGCGGCTGAAGGAGTCGCGAGCGGCGTCTTCCTCGTCGTCTTCGCTTCTCCACTATCCCTTTGCGGCCAAGTCCGTGATTGCGCGGTGGGGTCTCCGGCTGCCACGCAGcaaggcggcggcggcggcggcgtcaTCCTCGAGATGCGACGCCGTTTGCCGGAGGAACAACAGTAAGAAGGACGACTCGACTAGATGCAGCCCCACCACGCCGCTTTCCTGGAGCGGCGGCAGTGGCAGCGGCGGCGGCTCGCCTTCCGGCACTGCCGATGGATTCGAAGAGTCCAGCCGCCCCAGATCCAAG GGTACTGCTACATATGAGTCCACTAGCACCACCAATGGAATCAAGAgggcaaggaagaagaag TCATATGATGAGCTTAAAGAAGAGGAAACTTCGTTGTTGAAAGAAAGGACCAATTTGAGAAAGGAAATAGCGACATTACAGACTACTTTTAAAGAGCAAAGAGCCAAAAATGAGAACTTAAAGAGAGTGAAG CTTGACTTGAACTTGCATTCTTCTGCCACAAATTTGATTGCGTACTTTGATGGAGCGGAGAACGCTATTGCCAGTCAACCCCATCAGAGAATAGCACCTCCTAGTTTCGGACACTTTCCTTCTCATTTGCTTTCACATGCCACACCGTATGTTCATCCGTATCCACAACTGGATTCCTGCGATGAACACAAGGCTGCTTTGTCATCCGGGAACAATTCTTTCGTGCTGCCTGATCTGAACATGGTGCCTTTCGAGGAGGACTCTGGTTCGGAAATGCTATACGGGATGAGCTGA